In one Sporomusa sphaeroides DSM 2875 genomic region, the following are encoded:
- a CDS encoding UPF0280 family protein — protein sequence MMPHDSNGLHPWRILAPGKVYFHYGPTSMVVMADKDGSPLTDLCCEAYDVINAALEEITASLAYLRLYPKQIQRGLLTGLPGKMLEGVLAVGEPTLTPMATVAGAVSDTVADWLVSQGASRAMVNNGGDVALRLAPGTEVKLGIMSSLQLGVIDRSLTIRAEDGIGGVATSGLGGRSLTRGIAQGVSVFSATCILADALATHLANCSYVKSGHVIVAKAGQVDPGSDIKDLDVVIGVNKLDGREVKQALNQVKREAVRQKKKGNLIAACCRVQETMLDYEMKNIFPDLICTQAAQG from the coding sequence ATGATGCCGCATGATAGTAATGGTTTGCACCCATGGCGCATATTAGCGCCCGGTAAAGTATATTTTCACTACGGCCCGACGTCCATGGTTGTCATGGCTGACAAGGACGGCAGTCCGCTCACAGACTTGTGCTGTGAGGCTTATGATGTAATCAACGCTGCACTTGAGGAAATTACGGCATCACTGGCTTATCTGCGGTTATACCCGAAACAGATTCAACGCGGTTTGCTGACCGGACTGCCTGGCAAAATGCTGGAGGGAGTGTTAGCTGTCGGTGAGCCTACCCTGACGCCGATGGCCACAGTTGCCGGGGCTGTCTCTGATACGGTGGCAGACTGGCTGGTTTCCCAGGGCGCAAGCCGGGCCATGGTCAACAACGGCGGCGATGTCGCTCTGCGGCTTGCGCCAGGGACTGAAGTCAAGCTGGGAATCATGAGCAGCCTGCAACTGGGCGTGATAGACCGTTCTCTGACCATTCGTGCTGAGGACGGCATTGGCGGTGTTGCCACAAGCGGTCTGGGCGGAAGAAGCCTGACCCGCGGCATCGCCCAGGGGGTAAGTGTCTTTTCTGCCACCTGTATCCTGGCAGATGCACTGGCCACACATCTGGCAAATTGCTCTTATGTCAAGTCAGGGCATGTTATTGTTGCTAAGGCCGGTCAGGTCGACCCGGGCAGTGATATTAAGGACCTGGATGTTGTTATCGGTGTGAACAAATTAGACGGCAGGGAAGTCAAACAGGCTTTGAACCAGGTCAAGCGCGAAGCCGTGAGGCAAAAAAAGAAAGGCAATCTAATAGCTGCCTGCTGTAGAGTTCAGGAAACTATGCTGGATTATGAGATGAAAAACATTTTTCCGGATTTGATTTGCACGCAAGCTGCTCAAGGTTAA
- a CDS encoding indolepyruvate ferredoxin oxidoreductase subunit alpha — MYESKTYQVITEKCVGCRICAKNCPTDAIAINDKKATIGELCVGCGVCFKLCKPAAIEVTQASPEAVVCETCPIHCSIPPMRLGACQRYQNVNGRLERTEPYNIVDPATISIDPSTKLPTFPLMLGFGAGSNLYSADVPAKVISSAVIDGVEVVSCVTETVLSFNGARVKVDTDEFLGDNGTPVRREGIIVGYINTAEYGSQMIYIGGSHLNTSPGGHMVMRTTCDLLNKKAVTLRTESVKELVLQHGKPPIIDGVQAERMRIGCGTVGATTFTLERWGEQIVDEVITIDYDITSKMTAHTTAGLRYGYKDSGITPVGTYSSPGRYFGIPGSGWGGSNVMEARDAIKSIDKNVAWPGLRLVITEPTAVRAVYFELNENLEPVEKPLPPKVAKVIQYIRDNCEPCNCHVSVVAGFGGGIRDVISRERSCNVNEALRAGKIRYTINGQPVHIFPGGGITAEAWVEHMPEGAFAWVPTPASVCPMEVTMTKETYKEIGGYMEAIRPIEEIMKNNKCKIVKVERPKTISS, encoded by the coding sequence GCGGCGTTTGCTTCAAGCTCTGCAAGCCTGCTGCAATTGAAGTAACCCAGGCATCTCCTGAGGCCGTTGTCTGTGAAACCTGTCCGATACATTGCAGCATTCCGCCAATGCGGCTGGGTGCCTGCCAGCGGTATCAAAATGTCAATGGCAGGCTGGAGCGCACCGAGCCCTATAACATTGTGGATCCGGCCACCATTTCGATTGATCCGTCCACCAAGCTGCCTACCTTTCCGCTGATGCTGGGCTTTGGCGCAGGCTCCAACCTTTATTCCGCTGACGTGCCTGCTAAGGTAATTTCTTCGGCTGTCATTGATGGCGTGGAAGTGGTATCCTGCGTTACTGAGACGGTACTGTCCTTCAATGGTGCCCGCGTAAAGGTGGACACCGATGAATTTCTGGGCGATAACGGTACACCGGTACGACGTGAAGGCATTATTGTCGGTTACATTAACACCGCTGAATATGGCTCACAGATGATTTATATTGGCGGTTCACATCTTAATACCAGTCCGGGCGGTCACATGGTAATGCGTACAACCTGCGACCTGCTCAATAAAAAAGCAGTTACCTTGCGTACCGAATCAGTCAAGGAGCTGGTACTGCAGCATGGCAAGCCGCCGATTATTGACGGCGTGCAGGCAGAGCGCATGCGCATTGGCTGCGGGACTGTCGGTGCCACAACCTTTACGCTGGAGCGCTGGGGCGAGCAGATTGTAGATGAGGTTATCACCATCGACTATGATATTACATCCAAGATGACTGCCCATACCACCGCCGGTTTGCGCTACGGCTATAAGGACAGCGGTATTACTCCGGTAGGCACCTACAGTTCTCCAGGGCGTTATTTCGGCATTCCCGGCAGCGGTTGGGGCGGTTCTAACGTAATGGAAGCCAGGGATGCCATCAAATCCATTGACAAGAATGTTGCCTGGCCCGGTCTGCGCCTGGTGATTACCGAGCCGACGGCTGTGCGCGCTGTATATTTTGAGTTGAATGAGAACCTGGAACCTGTCGAGAAGCCCCTACCGCCCAAGGTTGCGAAGGTTATCCAGTATATTCGCGATAATTGTGAGCCTTGCAACTGTCATGTGTCGGTTGTCGCCGGGTTCGGCGGCGGTATCCGTGACGTCATTTCACGTGAACGCTCCTGTAATGTCAATGAAGCGCTGAGAGCCGGCAAGATTCGGTACACGATTAACGGTCAGCCTGTTCACATCTTCCCGGGCGGCGGCATTACCGCAGAAGCATGGGTTGAACATATGCCTGAAGGCGCGTTTGCCTGGGTTCCTACCCCGGCAAGTGTCTGTCCGATGGAGGTCACCATGACCAAAGAAACATATAAGGAAATCGGCGGGTATATGGAAGCCATCCGGCCTATTGAGGAAATTATGAAAAACAACAAATGCAAGATTGTTAAAGTAGAGCGTCCCAAAACCATCTCTTCGTAA
- a CDS encoding molybdopterin-dependent oxidoreductase: MIQFFVNGQEVQYTPAGQSKKCLLDFLREDLGLTGTKRGCEEKACGACTVLIDGETKRSCMFYAEDMQGKQVTTVEGLSKDGRLDPVQAAFVEYSAVQCGFCTPGLIMAVHGLLKKNPNPTEEEIKKGLRLNLCRCGTYPRVILAVNKAAAVLRGEEYPDYVPLDLSKPGSFIGKSIPRVDLEEKVRGETKFYADYYFENTLYGKAVYSPHPHADVISIDTAPAYQVPGVQLVITAKDVPGNKRYGVLAPDQQVLCEKRVKYIGDMVAVVFADNEEAAEKGAEAVKVEYEVLPGVFSIEDALKPDAPLIPDPELPPYWNAYVAGEKGNICKEVALHRGDVEKAFAECDVVLEEKFSTPPEEHAWIEVDGALAAYDENNVLTVYAPNQSPFADLVQLMDVLHLKADQLRVVHLPAGGAFGGKTELTVHALVAIATMKTGRPARMVLKRKDSLRTHPKRHPYFMTYKVGANKDGKILAMQVNIMADAGAYVSWTPRVLEQGISYCTGPYYIPNLDLKGTGVYTNNLVSGAFRGFGALQSHFAAESIIDMVAGKLGIDPVTIREINGLERGLPMTTGQILTDKIGVDYKNTLKTVRTVIDEMLLPLKKPGELIGIGVASGWRSVAGGLGPVENAGAAFELMPGGRVSYRIACTEMGQGSHTSLAQMASEVTGVAWGDYDILAGDTHNVPFGGGVMASRGLFLWGHPTIVAGEQFRAILLEKSAKLLGLPADSLTIKDSKILVTETGEEKLTLAKLAEMSDETLVVEVDFTLPKSNPVLPNANEDGQVDPKDYMPHHTVAYNTTVAVVRIDPATGAVEVLNVTEACDGGQIVNPEAASTQIEGAIIMGMYYGLVSDFKVVNGVNVADSLGKCKVPRFDNMPRNMKVIFVDAEDPTGPFGSKGVAEIGGLTPAPAICNAIYDAIGVRVHDLPVANYMKDIKAALERKKG; the protein is encoded by the coding sequence ATGATACAATTTTTCGTAAATGGGCAGGAAGTTCAATATACGCCTGCTGGGCAAAGCAAAAAATGCTTGCTGGATTTTCTCAGGGAAGACCTTGGTCTGACCGGAACTAAACGGGGCTGCGAGGAAAAGGCCTGCGGTGCTTGTACCGTGCTGATTGACGGCGAGACCAAACGCTCTTGCATGTTCTATGCGGAGGATATGCAGGGTAAACAGGTTACAACCGTTGAAGGGCTGTCCAAGGACGGCAGGCTAGACCCGGTGCAGGCGGCTTTTGTTGAATACAGCGCGGTGCAATGTGGTTTTTGCACGCCGGGGCTTATTATGGCTGTTCACGGACTTTTAAAGAAAAATCCCAACCCCACCGAGGAGGAAATTAAAAAGGGCCTGCGGCTCAACTTGTGCCGTTGCGGCACATACCCCCGGGTCATTCTGGCAGTTAATAAAGCCGCTGCTGTATTGCGGGGCGAAGAGTATCCGGACTATGTTCCCCTGGATCTGTCAAAACCGGGCAGCTTCATTGGCAAGTCTATTCCCAGAGTGGATCTGGAAGAAAAAGTCCGCGGTGAGACCAAGTTTTATGCTGATTATTATTTCGAGAATACGCTGTATGGTAAAGCCGTCTACAGCCCTCATCCTCATGCTGATGTGATTTCCATAGACACCGCGCCGGCGTATCAGGTTCCCGGTGTGCAATTGGTCATTACCGCCAAGGATGTTCCGGGCAACAAACGGTATGGCGTACTGGCTCCTGATCAGCAGGTGCTGTGCGAGAAACGGGTCAAGTATATCGGGGATATGGTGGCGGTGGTATTTGCCGACAATGAAGAAGCCGCCGAAAAGGGCGCGGAAGCCGTAAAGGTTGAATATGAAGTGCTGCCGGGAGTGTTCAGCATTGAGGATGCTCTCAAACCGGATGCGCCGCTGATTCCGGACCCGGAACTGCCGCCTTATTGGAATGCCTATGTGGCCGGCGAAAAAGGAAATATCTGTAAAGAGGTTGCCTTACACCGGGGTGATGTGGAAAAAGCCTTTGCTGAATGCGATGTGGTACTTGAAGAAAAGTTCAGCACTCCGCCTGAGGAACATGCCTGGATAGAAGTGGACGGTGCTTTGGCCGCTTACGATGAAAACAATGTGCTGACTGTTTATGCGCCGAATCAAAGTCCGTTTGCGGATCTGGTCCAGCTTATGGATGTGCTCCATTTGAAGGCAGATCAGCTTCGGGTTGTCCATTTACCGGCAGGCGGTGCTTTTGGCGGTAAAACCGAGCTTACGGTGCATGCTCTGGTGGCTATCGCGACAATGAAAACCGGGCGTCCGGCCAGAATGGTGCTTAAACGCAAGGACTCGCTGCGTACTCACCCGAAACGGCATCCGTACTTTATGACTTATAAAGTCGGCGCCAACAAGGACGGCAAAATATTGGCGATGCAGGTGAATATCATGGCAGACGCCGGTGCTTATGTTTCCTGGACGCCCAGAGTTCTGGAGCAGGGGATCTCTTATTGCACCGGGCCTTATTACATTCCTAACCTGGATTTGAAGGGCACCGGGGTCTATACGAATAATCTGGTATCAGGAGCTTTCCGGGGCTTCGGCGCGCTGCAAAGCCATTTTGCTGCAGAATCTATCATTGATATGGTAGCCGGCAAGCTGGGTATTGATCCGGTGACCATACGGGAGATCAATGGTTTGGAACGGGGGTTGCCCATGACCACCGGTCAGATTTTAACAGATAAAATTGGTGTTGATTACAAAAACACTTTGAAAACTGTGAGAACAGTGATTGATGAAATGCTGTTACCCCTAAAGAAGCCCGGTGAGCTTATCGGCATCGGGGTTGCCAGCGGCTGGCGCAGTGTGGCCGGAGGCCTGGGACCTGTAGAAAACGCCGGAGCGGCTTTTGAACTGATGCCTGGCGGACGGGTTTCTTACCGGATTGCCTGCACGGAAATGGGACAAGGCTCACACACTTCTTTGGCCCAGATGGCTTCTGAGGTTACGGGCGTTGCCTGGGGCGACTATGACATTCTGGCCGGCGATACTCATAACGTGCCTTTTGGCGGCGGCGTAATGGCTTCGCGCGGGTTGTTTTTATGGGGACATCCCACTATTGTCGCAGGGGAGCAATTCCGTGCCATATTGCTGGAAAAAAGCGCTAAGCTGCTTGGCTTGCCTGCCGATAGCCTAACCATTAAAGACAGTAAAATACTGGTAACAGAAACCGGGGAGGAAAAACTGACTTTGGCAAAGCTGGCGGAAATGTCTGATGAAACGCTGGTAGTCGAAGTGGATTTCACTCTGCCTAAAAGCAACCCGGTGCTGCCCAACGCCAACGAGGACGGCCAAGTAGATCCCAAGGATTATATGCCGCATCATACTGTGGCGTACAATACCACGGTCGCTGTGGTTAGAATCGACCCTGCCACTGGCGCGGTTGAGGTTTTGAATGTAACCGAGGCCTGCGACGGCGGGCAGATTGTCAATCCTGAGGCGGCCTCCACCCAGATCGAGGGTGCAATCATTATGGGTATGTACTACGGTTTGGTCAGTGATTTTAAGGTTGTCAACGGTGTTAATGTAGCCGATAGCCTGGGTAAATGTAAGGTTCCCCGTTTTGACAATATGCCCAGGAACATGAAGGTAATATTTGTTGACGCGGAAGATCCGACCGGACCGTTTGGCTCAAAGGGCGTTGCTGAAATCGGTGGTCTGACTCCGGCACCGGCAATTTGTAATGCTATTTATGATGCAATCGGCGTTCGTGTTCACGATTTGCCGGTGGCAAACTATATGAAAGACATTAAGGCTGCTTTGGAAAGGAAGAAAGGTTAA